Below is a window of Stygiolobus azoricus DNA.
AATACAGAGTTTGGTTGTACAGAAAAGAGTAGCAGCATATGCTACAAGTAAGCATGCGTTGTTAGGACTGACTAGAAGTATAGCAGTAGGCTACGCTCCTCAAATCAGATGTGTAGCAATATATCCAGGAACACCATTGTTAGAATGGCGGCAGAAAAGGAGGTTGGAAAAGAACATGTTGAAGAGAATGGGGATAAGTTTATCCTATGAAAAGAGTAGGAAATCCTGAAGAAATAGGATACTTAACAGCTTTTCTTCTCTCAGACTTAGCTTCGTTTATAAACGGTACTTGTATTGTGATTGACGGAGGATTAATTTCGTTAATACCTATAAGCAGTCCAGCTAGATAAATCTAAGATTTTTATTAAAAATTAATCAAGATATCTGTAAATTAAACTTACTTATCAAATCATTTATTACTTACATTTTAAGCATCTATTCCCGAGAAGTTATCATAGCTTTAGTAACTTTATTAAAGATCTTTACCGAACCTCTCCTATAATACACTAAAACTTCGTCGCCGGCTTTAAGAGGATGATCAGTATATGACACTATTTCAAGGCTATTATTTAATGGGGTTACAGTTATTCTAAACGTACCTCCTTGATATACTGTAAACCTTTACTTTACTAACTACGCATATGACTTTCTTAACACTACTGCATATCCATCATTACCTCAATATATTAATAATCCTAACGTAACCCTTATAGAAGCCCCATTTCCAGGAACTGAACATTATTATGCATTAGTTATAGACTCAATAGGTGTGCCAGTAGGTCCTCAGGAGCAAGAAGGAATTCAGCTTGCTCATTTCTGGTCTTCTTATGCAGGACAAGAGGTTTGGACTAAATGGAAAGCAGTAACTTACTATAAAAATGCAACGGACTGGTACAATACTCCAGCGCAATGGTACGATTATGAACAGTTAATTAATGATTCATCAAATCCCCAGGATTTTGTTTATCAACTATCTGACGGTGGACTTTTCGACAACGTATTTGAACAAATGATAAGTGGATTGTTAACTCTTCAGGAAGTAGGTCCTGCAGGATTATCAGCATGGAATTCTACATTAGTTTCCTCAATGCATGAGGAGGAACAAGAATGGTTACAAGCAGCTAAATTAGGATTAGGTTATATGGGATGGCCTGGACATCCATTCGGTAACTATTATCCTCCATGGGTTAAATCATCAGATCCCTCTAAGTCCGTCACTTCTAAAAACTCTACTGCTGTAACTCCTTTAGTGCTATTATTGCCAGTATTAGTAGTCCCAGAAGTATTTCAGAATAAGATATATTTAATTAAGTATTAAGTCATACTTGGTTTTTATTTTCCTTTTCATACCCTTATCCTTATTATGTTCGATATATATACTTTATAATTTATTTAAATATATGATACACGTAAGGTTTATTAAATAGTAAATTAAAAAAGTCATGATAAATATGGCTAAAAAAGAGGAGATGGGCAAACATTTAGAAAGTGACGGACCTTCGTCCTTTAGTAGGGATACTGTAAAGGCTATAATATCGCAGTTTTTAGGGTTTCTTCTTGATGCGTATGATCTAACAATGATATTGACCATAGCTCCAGTTTTAGCCGTTGTACTTTTTCCACCCTCATCTTCTTTATTAGCTACATTTAATGTCATATTCGCCTATTCCTTGACTATAATATTTAGACCTCTAGGATCTGCTATCTTTGGGCATTTAGGAGACAAACTAGGTAGAAGGACTGATCTAATTATAACCGTACTAGGTCTAGGAATTACTAGTGCACTAACTGCAGCATTACCGACTTATGCTCAAGTAGGAATATTGTCTTACATCCTATTTGTTATAATAAGAATAGGAGTAGGAATATTTGCTGGAGGAGAATACGCTGCTGGACATCCTTTTGCAATGGAATGGACTCCGTATAAATGGAGAGGTTTCATAAGTGGACTGGTTCAGGGAGGATTCTCATTTGGTAGTATGTTAACAGCTGCCGTCTTGTCCCTCTTTATCTCAACTTTTGGGGTGAAAGGTCTTGAAACTTATGCATGGAGATATCTCTTTCTTACAACGTTAATTCCAGCAGTTATAGCCCTAGCAATAAGACTATCCATGAAGGAGACTCCAATTTTCTCTGACCTAAAGGCACAAAATAAAATAAGGAAAAGTCCTTTCCTTGATCTCTTTAGAAAACCTTACAGAAGAGATTTCTTCCAAGTAATGCTTTTTATGACTGGGCTGTTCTTCTACTCTTACTCCCTATTTGCATTCGTACCTACAATACTAGAACATAAACCTTCTGTATTTTCACTAAGTACAGCTAACCATATTTATACCATCGGTACAGTGGCAGCATTTTTTGGCGCGGTGCTTTTCGGTACATTAACTCAAATAGTTGGACGAAGAAGACTAGCATTAATATGGGCTGTGATAACCTTTATAGTTTCTATCCCTATGTATTATATGCTAATGTATGGTGCTAGTATAGGCAATGTAGCAATAGCAACAATTGCAGTAATAATTATAGGAATAATAGCACAAGGACCTTGGGGAATGATACCAATTTATCTTTCTGAAAGATTTAAAGCTTCAATGAGGTCTTCTGGACTTGGTTTCGGATATTCTTCAGGAATATTTCTTGGTGGATGGTTCAGCATATATGTACCTTTAATGCACGAATATCTATTCAAGTCCATAGATACTCCTACTAATGTTTGGTTCTCTACTGCAGTACTTCTCATGATAGGCGCGGTAATTGTTGGTATAGGACAATATTTAGGACCAGAAACACTTGGAACACGTCTTTCAGAGTAATCTAAACCAAAATAGAAAAATAAAAGTCATATTCCTTTTTTAAAAAATTAAATGTTTTTAATACTTCAAACATATTCTACTTATGAGCTCCTCAATATGGAACACACTATGGAAAAAGAGGGTAACGCACATTATACTCTTTGTTCTGGTGTTATATCTGATTAATTTTCTAGATAGAGTAAATATTTCTTATGCAATAGACGCTGGAATGTTTAAAGATCTAGGGCTGAGTTCTGCTGCAGCCACTGTAGCTGCATCATTGGCTTCTTCACTATTCTTCATAGGATACTTTATTCCACAAATATTCTCGAATTTACTTATTAGTAGAATAGGAGTTAGAAAAGTTTTTGCTCTAGCTTTCCTATCCTGGGGTATTATTACTGTTTTAATAGGATTATCTACTTCAGTTACTGAAGTGTACATACTAAGATTTTTATTAGGAATTGCCGAGGCCCCATTTTATGCTGGCGTAATATTTTACTTAAGTTTATGGTTCACCAGAAAAGAGAGAGCTACCGCAAATAGCTTATTTAATGCCGCAATACCTATTTCTGGAATTATAGGAGGATTAATAGCAGGAGCAATATTCTCAGTTTATGGTAATTATCCAGGATGGAGATACTTATTCTTTTATGAGGGAGGCTTAGCTATAGTGGCGGTAATATTTATTCTCGCCCTAATGACTGACTTCCCTAAAGATGCAAAGTGGTTAACAACAGAGGAGAAAAATCTTCTACTTTCGGAAATAGAAACTTCACCAAATGTTCACACTAAATGGACCAGAGCCTTGGCAGATCCAGACGTGATAAAACTAGCTATTGTGTATTTTCTTGGAGTCACTAGCCTGTATGGTTATACTATATGGCTTCCTTCAATAATTTCAAGCTTTTCTGGACTCTCAGCAGCCTTATCAAGCTTCCTTAGTGCTATACCTTACCTCATAGCTTCCATAAGTCTAATATTTATAGCTAGGTATGCTGATAAAAAACAAACACATAAATGGGTTACTTTTTACGTATTTTTAATAGCTGGTATTGGATTGGCTGCAAGTGCTGCAGCTCTAAGAATCTCGGCTGTATTATCCTTCGTATTTTTCGTTATAGCTGCAATAGGCATATACAGTTTCCTATCGCCATTCTGGGCAATACCTACAAAATTCTTAAAAGGTGAATCTGCTGCAGCGTCAATAGGACTTATAAATGCTGTAGGAAATCTAGGAGGAATAGCTGGACCGATAATAGTAGGAGTTTTAAAGGCCTATACTAACTCTTTTCTACCAGGGATTTATACTATGGCAGCTTTCGCTTTCGTTGCAGGAATTGTAGTTCTGCTAATAAAGAAAGATGTAAGAACCATGACATGACTTATTCCTCTTTATTTACTTTAATATTAAGACTTAATTTTTCTATTTTGGTTAGCCGATTGTTACCTTTCTTAATAATTTCTGTTTTAATTAAATAAATTAAAAATAAAAAGTTAATATATTTTGTTTTTTAATGAGATCTATCTCGTTATCGGAAATAAAATATCTGACATCTAGATGTAAACATTCTATATAATTATATTTGTAATAACATTTATATCTTTCATTCTATATCCTATACAGTAACCTAGTGAGTATAATAATGCTTTTACAAGCTTATATCGTAGGAAAAGGTTTAAAAAATATGAATTACATAATATTTTATGATGTTTAATGTCCTCCCAATCTGCATTACAACAAATTCTAGATCAACTAGATACTAGAAAAGTAACTAGATTCTATTGGATAATAACGATCTTAGCTGCAATAGGAGGTTTTCTATTTGGTTACGATACAGCAGTTATAGCTACTGCATCAGTTTTTGTCCCATATCATTTTACTGGATTTGTTTACGGATACGAAATAGCGAGTGCATCATTAGGCGCAGCCATAGGTGCTATTATAGCTTATTTTTATACTGATAGATATGGTAGAAAATCGTTATTAATTACAGACGCAGCAATTTACACTGCTGCGGCAATTCTCGCAGCACTTACTGTAAACGGAGCAATGCTTCTAATAATGAGAACTATAATTGGTATCGCTATAGGTGCAGATTCTGCTGTAGCTACTGCCTACATAACAGAATATGCACCAAGAGATAGAAGAGGTTCGCTCGGAATAATGCAACAATGGATGATAACAATTGGTATTTTAGGATCTTACTTGGTAGGATCAGCGATTTTAATATTAGCTCCATCTTTAGCATATACAGTAGATTGGAGATTAATGTTAGGTTTAGCGGCTATTCCAGCAATGATAGGTTTAATATTTAGATTTATGATGCCTGAATCTCCAAGATGGTTATTATTGTCTGGACAAATAGATAGATTAAAGAGAGATTTAAGAAAATTTGGATTAGAGGTTAACAATACACTACTTCAGAAAGCTATTCAAGAAGTTAAAGAAGAAGCTTCAGCTAAGTTTGATACTGCAACTAAGAGAGCACTACTTGTAGTAGGTTTATGGATTGTCTTCCAACAGATAACAGGAATAAATGTTCCCTTCTATTATGGTCCTACAATAATACTCGACCTACATTTATTTAGAAGTACTTCAAATCCAGTCTACAGTGAAATAGATTCAGTATTAGCCGCATCTATATTAGCCATAATAAATACTGCAGCTACATATATCGCTTTCAAATATATTGATAAGATAGGTAGAAGAAATCTAGGGATTTCTGCTTATGCTGGAATGTTAGTCTTCGATCTACTGGGAGGAATATTAGTAATGAAAGGCGTATTAATAGGTGCTCTGATAGCTTTTGCAGGATTTATAATATTCTTTGCCTACGGCGTAGGAGGTACTGGATGGCTTATTCAAGCAGAATATTTTAAGACTGCAGTTAGAGGTAGAATGGCTGCAATAATAGCACTAATAGATTGGTTATCAAACTTCGCTTTAATA
It encodes the following:
- a CDS encoding SDR family NAD(P)-dependent oxidoreductase, with the translated sequence MVVQKRVAAYATSKHALLGLTRSIAVGYAPQIRCVAIYPGTPLLEWRQKRRLEKNMLKRMGISLSYEKSRKS
- a CDS encoding SDR family oxidoreductase, with amino-acid sequence MKRVGNPEEIGYLTAFLLSDLASFINGTCIVIDGGLISLIPISSPAR
- a CDS encoding MFS transporter, with the translated sequence MAKKEEMGKHLESDGPSSFSRDTVKAIISQFLGFLLDAYDLTMILTIAPVLAVVLFPPSSSLLATFNVIFAYSLTIIFRPLGSAIFGHLGDKLGRRTDLIITVLGLGITSALTAALPTYAQVGILSYILFVIIRIGVGIFAGGEYAAGHPFAMEWTPYKWRGFISGLVQGGFSFGSMLTAAVLSLFISTFGVKGLETYAWRYLFLTTLIPAVIALAIRLSMKETPIFSDLKAQNKIRKSPFLDLFRKPYRRDFFQVMLFMTGLFFYSYSLFAFVPTILEHKPSVFSLSTANHIYTIGTVAAFFGAVLFGTLTQIVGRRRLALIWAVITFIVSIPMYYMLMYGASIGNVAIATIAVIIIGIIAQGPWGMIPIYLSERFKASMRSSGLGFGYSSGIFLGGWFSIYVPLMHEYLFKSIDTPTNVWFSTAVLLMIGAVIVGIGQYLGPETLGTRLSE
- a CDS encoding MFS transporter, with translation MSSSIWNTLWKKRVTHIILFVLVLYLINFLDRVNISYAIDAGMFKDLGLSSAAATVAASLASSLFFIGYFIPQIFSNLLISRIGVRKVFALAFLSWGIITVLIGLSTSVTEVYILRFLLGIAEAPFYAGVIFYLSLWFTRKERATANSLFNAAIPISGIIGGLIAGAIFSVYGNYPGWRYLFFYEGGLAIVAVIFILALMTDFPKDAKWLTTEEKNLLLSEIETSPNVHTKWTRALADPDVIKLAIVYFLGVTSLYGYTIWLPSIISSFSGLSAALSSFLSAIPYLIASISLIFIARYADKKQTHKWVTFYVFLIAGIGLAASAAALRISAVLSFVFFVIAAIGIYSFLSPFWAIPTKFLKGESAAASIGLINAVGNLGGIAGPIIVGVLKAYTNSFLPGIYTMAAFAFVAGIVVLLIKKDVRTMT
- a CDS encoding sugar porter family MFS transporter; amino-acid sequence: MSSQSALQQILDQLDTRKVTRFYWIITILAAIGGFLFGYDTAVIATASVFVPYHFTGFVYGYEIASASLGAAIGAIIAYFYTDRYGRKSLLITDAAIYTAAAILAALTVNGAMLLIMRTIIGIAIGADSAVATAYITEYAPRDRRGSLGIMQQWMITIGILGSYLVGSAILILAPSLAYTVDWRLMLGLAAIPAMIGLIFRFMMPESPRWLLLSGQIDRLKRDLRKFGLEVNNTLLQKAIQEVKEEASAKFDTATKRALLVVGLWIVFQQITGINVPFYYGPTIILDLHLFRSTSNPVYSEIDSVLAASILAIINTAATYIAFKYIDKIGRRNLGISAYAGMLVFDLLGGILVMKGVLIGALIAFAGFIIFFAYGVGGTGWLIQAEYFKTAVRGRMAAIIALIDWLSNFALIEVFPIMLSSIGLAGSMFVFAALDAIALVIVYFLLPETKGLSLEQVVKMFGETPVSQLRKGREIVMKEEKKEKSVS